A genome region from Ctenopharyngodon idella isolate HZGC_01 chromosome 5, HZGC01, whole genome shotgun sequence includes the following:
- the ppp1r14aa gene encoding protein phosphatase 1, regulatory (inhibitor) subunit 14Aa: MAEEIHTGHSPDLETAREHGMNVHKRQARVTVKYNRKQLQKRLDVEKWIDEGLERLYEGKDTPEEVNIDDLLDLPSDEERTHKLQVLLQTCTSSTEAFIAELLQKLHGLHKQEELQNEGIEHPCLHTYPHHHGNIHHHRGNHQHPTHQTL, from the exons ATGGCTGAGGAGATTCATACCGGTCATTCCCCGGATTTAGAAACTGCTCGAGAGCACGGGATGAACGTGCATAAGCGGCAAGCGCGCGTTACGGTAAAATACAATCGCAAACAGCTTCAGAAAAGGCTGGACGTGGAGAAATGGATCGACGAAGGGCTTGAACGGCTGTACGAGGGCAAG GACACGCCAGAGGAAGTGAACATCGATGATTTGTTGGATCTCCCAAGTGATGAAGAGCGAACACACAAACTACAG GTTCTTCTGCAAACCTGCACTAGCAGCACTGAG gccTTCATTGCTGAGCTGTTGCAGAAGCTGCATGGTCTCCATAAACAGGAAGAGCTGCAGAATGAAGGAATTGAGCATCCCTGTCTCCACACGTACCCACATCACCATGGCAACATCCATCATCACAGAGGCAACCATCAACATCCAACACATCAGACACTGTGA
- the exoc3l2a gene encoding tumor necrosis factor alpha-induced protein 2 has protein sequence MPILKRLPRRFKSNHSNSDLQKSNLSNGELILKSNHSNGELILLPSDLNPFEGAWAGMGWNNEEDGVWKNGQDYQMSSQVSEALENEANAEQHGGSKVTEGSKEKRGTLERICGSSPLKTLGKLGKGLRMTGRNVWGATPSLRSATLPATPSSGKKKKNYRRASEEIMTLLRFAGRRKESERRDSLPTGDLTTENDEDSRRRPSFLRMVSLSKLRGDSLTNRSSQEDEQELVEEEPPVKRREPLSVLEILQLVNQRDLLLADTHIQELERECELDPSPFLGGSGNEDSGPSMWDAGLRKVKDVELLYEALQREMWDVVRESLRQPCSGPQLGLVVLVIQQEEQADKVWALRQEAQSNAQASDQSEDHSRPSKRPRRLRQRWVEAVGEAADWCLPQPGGIAAGQMGMYLERLRGRVVEDMDAARRNVVAVYPEEFAVFQVYMQSYHRAVAKRLKTVTCGPIQITDTYSLLDWIYNIYNRDVLATVGAMGTIVCEALDPLLPEDVIDRLEQDCVETVWDKMTTELSQVLDDEEKRWAQTLHIEEYQSGLARSVIQRLKVDLDRSTAVSQPLGARVARCTLNGLADFLHSFQRKVEMFHDTQSEFGDRGDGYVSRTISLVNCVPPFRNFVERCCLCDPLGSEDASQRAQSSLERIVNQSVRVLSDILFEHIRPFFDKLVKRKWLDNNEAYESIEMTIKQHFKRFRRMDCPPYQALVNEVHRRVLVEYVRAIMRGRVICTSLKMRKRVAFRLQEEAKQLKALFKDLESTSSWLDSVIVHLADIIALEDTPSIMMEVGLLVKEFPDIRRRHISAVLNVRGMVHQTDRQEILAVVRDLETSDSSINLPRDHALFSEIAVAKDMSCLGLVLIRFGLTVSSWVASARPRRNRSRRSLNEKHADNRPSHAKRFTEP, from the exons ATGCCCATCCTCAAGAGGCTGCCCAGGAGGTTCAAGAGTAACCACAGCAATAGTGATCTCCAAAAGAGTAACCTATCTAACGGAGAACTCATCCTGAAGAGCAACCATAGCAACGGGGAACTCATTCTGCTACCATCCGATCTGAATCCGTTTGAAGGGGCGTGGGCAGGCATGGGGTGGAATAATGAAGAGGATGGGGTCTGGAAGAATGGACAGGACTACCAAATGTCATCTCAGGTGAGCGAAGCACTAGAGAATGAGGCAAACGCAGAGCAGCATGGAGGGTCAAAGGTCACTGAGggatcaaaagaaaaaagaggaaCTTTGGAACGAATCTGTGGCTCATCACCACTGAAGACCCTTGGCAAATTAGGCAAGGGGCTGCGTATGACTGGAAGAAATGTGTGGGGTGCCACTCCTTCACTACGGAGTGCCACTCTCCCGGCAACACCCTCctcaggaaagaaaaaaaagaactatCGACGAGCCTCTGAGGAGATCATGACATTACTGAG GTTTGCAGGCCGTCGTAAGGAAAGTGAGCGCAGAGATAGTCTACCTACAGGTGATCTGACCACTGAAAACGATGAAGACAGTCGCAGACGTCCTTCATTCCTACGCATGGTCAGTCTTAGCAAACTCAGAGGAGACTCGCTAACAAACCGCAGCTCGCAGGAAGATGAGCAAGAGTTAGTAGAAGAAGAACCGCCGGTTAAACGCAGGGAGCCATTATCAG tGTTGGAAATCCTACAATTAGTTAATCAGAGAGACCTTCTGCTTGCTGACACGCACATCCAAGAGCTTGAGAGGGAGTGTGAACTTGACCCCTC CCCCTTTTTGGGTGGTTCGGGCAATGAGGATTCTGGCCCAAGCATGTGGGATGCTGGGCTGCGCAAAGTGAAAgatgtagagctgctttatgaGGCTCTTCAGAGAGAAATGTGGGATGTGGTGAGGGAGTCGCTACGCCAGCCCTGCAGCGGGCCTCAGCTTGGCCTGGTGGTGCTGGTCATTCAACAGGAAGAGCAGGCTGACAAGGTTTGGGCCCTACGACAAGAGGCCCAGTCCAACGCCCAAGCCAGTGACCAATCTGAAGACCATTCCCGGCCCTCCAAGCGTCCAAGGAGACTGCGTCAAAGGTGGGTGGAGGCTGTGGGAGAGGCAGCTGACTGGTGTCTTCCACAACCAGGGGGCATCGCTGCAGGGCAGATGGGCATGTACTTGGAGCGTTTGAGAGGCAGGGTGGTGGAGGATATGGATGCGGCACGTCGGAATGTGGTGGCGGTTTATCCGGAGGAGTTTGCTGTGTTTCAGGTCTACATGCAGAGTTATCACAGGGCTGTTGCCAAACGACTGAAGACTGTCACTTGTGGCCCTATTCAGATCACAGATACATACTCTCTGCTTGACTGGATCTACAACATTTACAACAG GGATGTCTTGGCTACAGTTGGAGCAATGGGCACTATAGTGTGTGAAGCGCTAGATCCTCTCCTGCCTGAAGATGTCATAGACCGGCTGGAACAGGACTGCGTCGAAACTGTTTGG gaCAAGATGACTACGGAGCTCTCGCAAGTTTTGGATGATGAAGAAAAGCGATGGGCTCAGACGCTGCACATTGAAGAGTATCAGTCTGGCCTCGCCCGTTCTGTTATACAG AGGCTGAAAGTAGATTTGGACAGATCGACAGCTGTCAGTCAGCCACTAGGAGCTCGTGTTGCTCGCTGCACCTTGAATGGACTTGCCGATTTCCTGCACAG TTTCCAGAGAAAGGTTGAGATGTTCCATGACACGCAGTCAGAGTTTGGGGATCGTGGGGATGGTTATGTCTCCAGGACCATCTCTCTTGTCAACTGTGTTCCACCATTCAG GAATTTTGTGGAGCGCTGTTGTCTGTGTGACCCCCTTGGCAGTGAAGACGCCTCCCAACGAGCTCAATCCTCTTTGGAGCGAATTGTTAACCAGTCAGTGCGCGTTCTTTCAGACATACTGTTTGAACACATCAGG CCATTCTTCGATAAGTTGGTGAAGAGGAAGTGGCTGGATAACAATGAGGCCTATGAGAGTATTGAGATGACCATTAAACAGCACTTTAAAAGGTTCCGCAGAATGGACTGCCCTCCATATCAG gCATTGGTGAATGAGGTGCACAGGCGGGTCCTGGTTGAATATGTTCGTGCCATCATGAGGGGGCGGGTCATCTGTACGTCGCTCAAAATGAGGAAGAGAGTGGCTTTCCGTCTGCAGGAAGAGGCCAAACAGCTGAAGGCTCTTTTTAAAGATCTG GAGTCAACTTCCTCCTGGTTGGACAGTGTGATTGTTCACCTGGCTGACATCATAGCATTGGAGGACACTCCCTCTATTATGATGGAAGTCGGACTTTTGGTGAAGGAATTTCCAGATATAAG GAGAAGACATATCTCTGCTGTGTTGAATGTCCGTGGGATGGTGCATCAGACAGACCGTCAGGAGATTCTAGCTGTTGTCCGAGACTTAGAAACCAGCGACAGCTCCATCAATCTCCCCCGAGATCATGCCCTCTTCTCTGAAATCGCAGTGGCCAAAGACATGTCCTGTCTTGGGCTGGTTCTGATCCGCTTCGGTCTGACTGTGTCATCGTGGGTCGCCAGTGCCCGGCCGCGCCGTAACCGGAGTAGAAGGAGCTTGAATGAAAAACATGCAGATAACAGACCAAGCCATGCAAAGCGCTTTACAGAACCTTAA